AGGATCTGGCGCCTTCCTTCCCTGTCCGGGAGCGCCACCCGGACCACCCGGTCAAAGCGTCCTGGGCGCACCAGGGCTGGGTCCACCAGGTCTATCCTGTTGGTAGCCCCGATGACCAGGAGACGCACGTCATCTCCTTGTCCTATGCCGTCCATTTCCACCAGCAGCTGGTTCAGGGTCTGGTCGTACTCCAGGTGGCTGGAGTTCCGCCCGCGAGACCCCCCCAGCACCTCCATCTCGTCCAGGAAGATGATGGCGCTCTTTCTTGCTGAGCGCCTGGCCATGGTCCTGGCCTGCTGGAAGATCTGCCTCACGCGCTGGGCACCAACTCCCGCGTAGACCTCTACGAACTCGCTCCCTGAGGCCGATATGAAGAGGGATTCGCTGTAGGTGGCAGCGGCCTTGGCCAGCAAGGTCTTGCCGGTCCCCGGGGGCCCGCTCAAGAGGATGCCCTTGAGGGGCCTTATTCCCAGGTGGAGGCTGTCCTCAGGGTTGGCCAGGAACTCCAGGGCCTCCCTGAGCTCCTCCTTGGCTGACCTGTGCCCTCCCACATCGTCAAATCCCACCTTCACGGTGCCTGGTGTCCCGGTAAGGGCCACGAAGCGCTTCTGTCCCATGAGGGGTGTGCCATGGCGGAAAAAAGCATAGGCCAGGATGCCTATGATCAGGAAGGGCCAGACGTTGAGCCCCCTCAATTGAAGGAACATGCAAGCGGCCAAAGCCGCACCCAAGAGCACATCCTCTCGTTTCATGCCCCATCCTCCCAAGGGCCCCATCTAGACGGCAGGGCGCTCTATGATCTGGTAGAGATAGGCATCTTGCCTGTGGAGTTGAACGTAGATCCTGTCATTGGTGACCCACATCTTCCAGCGATCAAGATGGGCTTCCCTGGCTGTCTCCTCGAACCGGGCCGCCGCCTGTCCAAAACCACCAGTCGCAACCGCCTCCGCGATGTCGAAATGGATCGTGTGATACAGGTCCTCAAGATAAGCATCCCTGGCGTCCAAGAGTTCCACCCGGTAGGTGCCGGGCGCCATCCGGGAAGACACGGCCCTCTCTATATCGCCATATGTCTTGCTGAGATCGGGCACCTCACTAACGGTAACGCCAATTATGTTTACCCCGTTCTGCTGTCTCATGTCCACCTGGAGGACACCGGGCAGTGCGCGGAGGGTCTGGTCAAGGGGCTTTTCAAGAGAGAATCGAGACCAGGCGGAGCTCCCTGCCACGAGCACTGCCAGGGTCACACCACCAGCCACGATAACGGTGAGCACGCGTTTAAGAACGGATTGCACCCGGCTCGGCCCCTCTCCAGACTGGGATTAACATAACTACGTGTTCCCATTATACCATAGCCAGGGTGCGCCTTTCACGAGAGGAGATCATGTAATGCCTGGCAGAAACGGCAAAGCCCTATAGGACACACTCAAAGTCCGCGTCTGTCGCCCCTTGTATGCGAACCTCCAAGACATCGCCGGGCCTGAGAACCCGGGAACCCGGCTTCCGGATGCAGGCATCGCCATCGACGCCAGGGGCTTGGCCGTGGATCCTGCCCCTTGGGCGCCGGCCCGGTCTCTCCACCATGAAGGAGACCACGTCTCCCACCCGGGCCATGCCCCTGGACAGTGCTATCCCCGATTGCAGGGATGTGATGTCCCTGAGCCGTTCCTCCTTCTCTTGGGCTGTCACTGTGTCGCCGAACCCGGCAGACAGGGTGCCATCCTCTGGTGAGTACTGGAAGAAGCCCGCCCTGTCCAGGGATGCCTCCACCAGAAACTCCCTGAGCTCCTGGTATTCCCTTTTGCCCTCGCCAGGGTGTCCTACCATGAAGGTGCTCCTGAGGAAGATACCGGGCACTGCCCTTCTGAGCCGCCCCAGCAGGTCAAGGTACCTTCCGGGGTCGCCCTTCCTGCCCATCTTGGCGAGCATAACCTCGCTTCCATGCTGCATTGGCAGGTCCAGGTACGCGCAGACCGCACCGGAGGATACTAGGTCGATGAGCCCCTCTGAGACGCCGGCGGGATGGCAGTAAAGCAGTCTCAGCCAGGGAGGCGGTGAAGCGTATGTGATCGCCTCCAGGAGCCCCTCAAGGTTGAGGCCCTCCCGGTCCCGGCCGTAGGCAGTAAGATCCTGGGCCACCAGGATCACCTCGCGGATGCCTGCCTCGACCAAGGTCCGCACCTCAGCCACGATCTCGTCCTGGTCCCGGGACACCAGGGGCCCCCTGATAAGTGGGATGGCACAGTAGTGGCACCGGTTGTGACATCCCTCGGAGACCTTCACGTAGGCCGAATGGGGCCCTGTGGTGATTACCCGTGAGCGCTTGGCCGGGCCTGGCCGCCGTGGTGCTGCTGACACCTGGATCACCCTTGCCCCCTGGACACACCGCCTGAGCACGTCAACAATGCAGGGCCAGTCATGCACACCTACCAGGGCGTCCACCTCCGGGATCTCCTGGTAGAGCTCCGTGGAATACCGCTGCGCAAGGCAGCCCGCCACCGCCAGCACCCTGGCCTTCCCCTCAGTGCGCTCGGGGGCGAGTTCCAGGATGGCCTCGATGGCCTCTTCCCTGGCGGCCTCTATGAAGGCACAGGTGTTGACAATGATGACATCAGCATCATGGGCCTCGGAGGTAACCACCATACCCTCTTCCACCATGGCGCCCAGCATCAGTTCGGTATCCACCAGGTTCTTGGAGCACCCAAGGGAGCGCACGTAAACCCTGAGGCCCTCCAGGGGGCTCTTGCCACTGGCCATTCTGGTCTCGCTCCTTCCTGCCCTATTCTACACCACAGGGCCAGGGTTGTCCCGCAGGGGCGCATAGCGCCCCAAAAATCCCTGGGCGGGCGGGTTCTCCCAGGGGCGCCGCAGGAGAACCCCGTTTACAGGGCGAAGAATCCGTCTATCCCTAGCTTCAGGGAGGCGAAGCCTTGAGCCTGGTGGACGTCCTGGCCCAGATGGAAAA
The Bacillota bacterium DNA segment above includes these coding regions:
- the rimO gene encoding 30S ribosomal protein S12 methylthiotransferase RimO; this encodes MASGKSPLEGLRVYVRSLGCSKNLVDTELMLGAMVEEGMVVTSEAHDADVIIVNTCAFIEAAREEAIEAILELAPERTEGKARVLAVAGCLAQRYSTELYQEIPEVDALVGVHDWPCIVDVLRRCVQGARVIQVSAAPRRPGPAKRSRVITTGPHSAYVKVSEGCHNRCHYCAIPLIRGPLVSRDQDEIVAEVRTLVEAGIREVILVAQDLTAYGRDREGLNLEGLLEAITYASPPPWLRLLYCHPAGVSEGLIDLVSSGAVCAYLDLPMQHGSEVMLAKMGRKGDPGRYLDLLGRLRRAVPGIFLRSTFMVGHPGEGKREYQELREFLVEASLDRAGFFQYSPEDGTLSAGFGDTVTAQEKEERLRDITSLQSGIALSRGMARVGDVVSFMVERPGRRPRGRIHGQAPGVDGDACIRKPGSRVLRPGDVLEVRIQGATDADFECVL